A single region of the Pelobates fuscus isolate aPelFus1 chromosome 4, aPelFus1.pri, whole genome shotgun sequence genome encodes:
- the LOC134607669 gene encoding large ribosomal subunit protein uL13, protein MADIQAKKLLGDASKVSLPCFYKNVGGSKAAKQVLVIDGRGHLLGRLAAIVAKQVLLGRKVVVVRCEGINISGNFYRNKLKYLAFLRKRMNTNPSRGPYHFRAPSRIFWRTVRGMLPHKTKRGQAALDRLKVFDGIPPPYDKRKRMVVPAALKVVRLKPTRKFAFLGRLAHEVGWKYQAVTATLEEKRKGKAKIHYEKKKLVMKLKRQAEKNVESKIAKYTNVLKQYGILV, encoded by the exons ATGGCGGACATACAG GCCAAGAAGCTGCTTGGCGATGCCAGCAAGGTCAGTCTCCCTTGTTTTTACAAGAACGTTGGCGGATCCAAGGCAGCAAAACAG GTTCTGGTCATTGACGGCAGGGGTCATCTCCTTGGTAGACTCGCCGCCATTGTTGCTAAACAAGTTCTGCTTG GTCGCAAAGTTGTAGTTGTGCGATGTGAAGGAATAAACATTTCTGGAAACTTCTACCGTAACAAAC TTAAATATCTTGCTTTCCTCCGTAAACGCATGAACACCAACCCTTCCCGTGGGCCATACCATTTCAGAGCCCCCAGCCGCATCTTCTGGAGGACCGTAAGAG GTATGCTCCCCCACAAGACAAAGAGGGGCCAGGCAGCTCTGGATCGACTGAAGGTTTTTGATGGCATTCCTCCTCCTTACGATAAG AGGAAGAGAATGGTTGTCCCAGCAGCATTGAAAGTCGTTCGCCTGAAGCCAACGCGTAAG TTTGCGTTCCTGGGTCGTCTTGCCCATGAAGTTGGATGGAAGTACCAGGCTGTAACAGCTACTTTGGAAGAAAAGCGGAAGGGAAAGGCTAAAATTCACTATGAGAAGAAGAAACTGGTCATG aAACTGAAAAGGCAGGCAGAGAAGAATGTAGAAAGCAAAATCGCAAAGTATACAAATGTTCTGAAACAGTATGGCATCCTTGTTTAA